The genomic window GAACAACCATGCCGATCGATCCACCCACCGATGAGGAGCGGGCCGCGTGGCCCGGGCAGGTGATCGTCCCCCTGCCGGAGCCCTTCACCGATGCACGCGGCATCATCCAGCCGCTGGTCGATCTTCCGATGCGAAGCGCCGTGCTGATCACCTCGGAGGCAGGCACCGTCCGTGCCAACCACTACCACCGGACCGACTGGCATTTCTGCCTGGTCCTCTCCGGTACCATCGACTACTACCACCGCCCGCACGGCAGCAACGCCCCACCCGAGAAGGTGACCATTCGGGCGGGGGAACTCTTCTTCACCCCGCCGATGGTCGACCATGCGATGTATTTTCCCGAGAAGACCCGCTTCCTCACCCTAGGGCGCAACTCCCGCCGTCAGGAGGTCTATGAGGCGGACGTCCACCGCATCCCGCCGCTGGTGGAACCACCGACGAAGGGGGGGAGCGGGGATTGACCCTGAAGCAGCGCCACGACTGCCGGCTCTGCCATGGGGAGGGGCTCATCCCGGTGCTGGAGCTGACGCCCACGCCGCCGGCCAACGCCTTCGTCACCGAAGCGGAGCGGCACCACCCCCAGCCATGTTATCCGCTCACCCTCATGTTCTGCCCCACCTGCCACCACCTGCAACTGCAGGAGGTACTCGACGCAGCCACCCTCTTCCGCCACTACCTCTACGTCTCCGGCACATCCCCCGCCTTCGTCCGCCACTTCACCCGCTATGCCGACCAGCTGCGGGGTCTGGCCGCGCTGGAGGCGGGAGCGCTGGTGGTCGAGATCGGCTCCAACGACGGCACCATGCTGCGCCGTTTCCGGCAGCACGGCTGCCGGGTGGTCGGCGTCGATCCGGCGATCGAGATCGGTCGGGAGGCCACGGCATCCGGCATCCCGACCATCACCGCCTTCTTCACCCGCTCGGTGGCCGCCGGGATCGTCGAACGAGAGGGGAAGGCCCGTTGCATCGTGGCCAACAACGTCCTGGCCCATGTCGACGACCTGGACGAGATCCTCCATGGGGTGCGCTTGCTGCTCGCCGACGACGGCCTTTTCGCCTTCGAGGTTTCCTGGTTCGCCGATGTGATCGACCACTGCCTGTTCGACACCATCTACCACGAGCACCTCGACTACCACACCGTCGCCCCCCTGCGCCGTTTCCTTCGGCGCCACGAAATGGAGCTGGTCGGCGCCCTGCCACAGCAGAGCCACGGGGGATCGATCCGCTGCCTGGTCCGCCACCGCCGGTCGGCAGGGGAGATCGACGCATCGGTGGCACAGGCCATCGCCCGGGAACGCTCGCTGGGGCTGGATCGGCCGGAGACGATCCGCGCCTTCGGCCGCCACATCGACGCCGCGGGCGCCAGGCTGCAGCAGCTGCTCGCCGGGCTCACACAGAAGGGGCGGCGGATCATCGCCTACGGCGCCCCGGCCAAGGCGACCACCCTGATGTACCA from Zetaproteobacteria bacterium includes these protein-coding regions:
- a CDS encoding class I SAM-dependent methyltransferase; its protein translation is MTLKQRHDCRLCHGEGLIPVLELTPTPPANAFVTEAERHHPQPCYPLTLMFCPTCHHLQLQEVLDAATLFRHYLYVSGTSPAFVRHFTRYADQLRGLAALEAGALVVEIGSNDGTMLRRFRQHGCRVVGVDPAIEIGREATASGIPTITAFFTRSVAAGIVEREGKARCIVANNVLAHVDDLDEILHGVRLLLADDGLFAFEVSWFADVIDHCLFDTIYHEHLDYHTVAPLRRFLRRHEMELVGALPQQSHGGSIRCLVRHRRSAGEIDASVAQAIARERSLGLDRPETIRAFGRHIDAAGARLQQLLAGLTQKGRRIIAYGAPAKATTLMYHFDIDSPTIEAIIDDNPRKQGRYSPGKHLPIVDASILEHDPPDCILILAWNFAEAIMEKLAAFRAGGGRILVPLPQPRLI